From the genome of Candidatus Electrothrix communis, one region includes:
- the tpx gene encoding thiol peroxidase → MFCHLFGSGLSGLGEYKGKKLLLNIFPSVDTPVCAASVRRFNDEVNNKLENLVVLCISRDLPFAHARFCGTEGLDSVTSASELRSHDFGNAYGIRIIDSALAGLFARAIVVIDEAGKVRYTQLVPEIAEEPDYQKAIDALL, encoded by the coding sequence ATGTTTTGCCACCTTTTTGGTTCCGGCTTGTCCGGGTTAGGTGAATATAAGGGGAAAAAGCTGTTGCTCAATATTTTTCCCAGCGTGGACACCCCAGTGTGTGCAGCCAGTGTCCGCCGCTTTAATGATGAAGTAAACAACAAGCTCGAAAACCTCGTGGTGCTCTGCATCTCACGGGACCTGCCGTTTGCCCATGCCCGTTTCTGCGGCACAGAAGGCCTAGACAGCGTGACCTCTGCTTCTGAGCTGCGTTCGCACGACTTCGGTAATGCCTACGGCATCCGTATTATTGATAGCGCCTTGGCGGGATTATTTGCCAGAGCGATTGTTGTGATTGATGAAGCAGGAAAGGTACGCTACACGCAGCTGGTTCCTGAAATAGCAGAAGAGCCAGATTACCAGAAAGCGATTGACGCCCTGTTGTAA
- a CDS encoding methylenetetrahydrofolate reductase, giving the protein MKLIEKLGRKFIITTELGPVKGVLTDESLEKARSYLPLDGINVHDCPMGNLRINSVAMGTLIQNNLNIEAVPHVTCRDRSLLGTQADLLGAHSLGIRNLLVTTGDPPKHGPYPSKAVYDYNTFELIRLIKRMNIGLDYNGKEFGGATDFTIACTAMPTGGNLKGELERMSKKIAAGADFFQTQVVYDAEKTLAFLTEARKLGKPILLGVMPLKSVKMAKFMNEHVAGIDVPDEVIARMEDEGATGIEITCDFIEKIIDHTDGIHIMAMGDVQGTNRIIEFVNRLVEK; this is encoded by the coding sequence ATGAAGTTGATCGAAAAACTGGGAAGAAAATTTATTATCACCACTGAACTCGGGCCGGTAAAGGGCGTACTGACAGATGAGTCCCTGGAAAAAGCCCGATCCTATCTCCCCCTTGATGGGATCAATGTGCATGACTGCCCCATGGGTAATCTGCGCATCAATTCGGTTGCTATGGGCACGTTGATTCAGAACAACCTCAATATCGAAGCTGTTCCCCATGTTACCTGCCGAGATCGGAGCCTCCTGGGGACCCAGGCAGACCTGCTCGGTGCTCATTCCCTGGGTATCCGCAATCTACTGGTGACAACCGGTGATCCTCCCAAACACGGGCCCTACCCGTCCAAGGCGGTTTATGATTACAACACCTTTGAACTCATCCGGCTTATCAAGAGGATGAATATAGGGCTGGATTATAATGGCAAAGAATTCGGCGGTGCAACAGACTTTACCATCGCATGTACGGCCATGCCCACGGGCGGTAATCTTAAAGGCGAGCTGGAAAGAATGAGCAAAAAGATTGCGGCCGGCGCGGATTTTTTTCAGACTCAGGTTGTCTATGATGCCGAAAAAACTCTAGCCTTTCTGACAGAGGCCCGCAAGCTGGGTAAGCCGATATTACTCGGTGTGATGCCGCTCAAAAGTGTGAAAATGGCGAAGTTTATGAACGAACATGTTGCAGGTATTGATGTTCCGGATGAAGTTATTGCCCGCATGGAAGATGAGGGCGCGACCGGGATTGAGATCACTTGTGATTTTATAGAAAAGATTATCGACCACACTGACGGCATTCATATTATGGCTATGGGGGATGTGCAGGGGACAAACCGTATTATTGAGTTTGTTAATAGGCTGGTTGAAAAATAG
- the rsgA gene encoding ribosome small subunit-dependent GTPase A produces the protein MELSILGWSPWFNDQGRIHCQPEQEIARVTAVDRGWYTVRNEAGEVAAQVTGKFLHTTKATSEMPCVGDWVCVHYDAKDAASIHGVLPRKSFLRRKTVGKDTQLQMIAANIDVAFIVQSCQYDFNVPRMERYLVMVSEGQVEPVLVLSKTDLVDDDALAKYIAEIRAAGINARIVALSNVTGAGLEEIREPMISGKTYCLLGSSGVGKSTLINRLTGQDILKTGRVSASGEGRHTTVRRQLIVLEQGGMIIDTPGMREVGIIAAQEGMEDTFDDIEELAGSCRFNNCSHGNEPGCAVLQAIQAGTLPSARYENYLKLKQEAKSHARPRRKRP, from the coding sequence TTGGAATTGAGTATACTTGGCTGGAGCCCTTGGTTTAACGACCAGGGCAGGATACACTGTCAACCTGAACAGGAAATTGCCAGGGTAACAGCGGTTGATCGTGGCTGGTATACCGTACGCAATGAGGCTGGGGAAGTAGCAGCGCAGGTAACCGGTAAATTCCTGCACACCACCAAGGCCACCAGCGAGATGCCCTGCGTTGGTGATTGGGTCTGTGTCCATTATGACGCAAAAGATGCCGCAAGCATCCATGGAGTGCTCCCTAGAAAATCCTTCCTGCGTCGGAAAACAGTGGGCAAGGACACCCAGTTGCAGATGATCGCAGCCAATATTGATGTCGCCTTCATTGTCCAATCCTGCCAATACGATTTTAATGTGCCCAGAATGGAACGCTATCTGGTGATGGTGAGTGAAGGGCAGGTTGAACCCGTGCTGGTGCTGTCCAAGACGGATCTGGTTGATGATGATGCCTTGGCAAAATACATTGCGGAGATCCGGGCGGCAGGGATTAACGCCCGAATTGTTGCGCTCAGCAATGTGACCGGCGCTGGTTTGGAAGAGATCAGAGAGCCGATGATATCGGGGAAAACCTATTGCCTCCTCGGTTCATCCGGGGTTGGTAAGAGTACCCTCATTAACCGACTCACGGGCCAGGATATCCTGAAAACCGGGAGGGTCAGTGCTTCGGGCGAAGGACGGCACACCACGGTTCGGCGGCAACTCATTGTCCTTGAGCAGGGGGGCATGATTATCGATACCCCTGGCATGCGGGAGGTCGGTATTATTGCGGCCCAGGAAGGCATGGAGGATACTTTTGATGATATTGAAGAATTGGCAGGGAGTTGCCGGTTCAATAATTGTAGCCACGGTAACGAACCAGGCTGCGCAGTGCTCCAGGCAATACAAGCTGGAACGCTGCCGTCGGCACGGTATGAAAATTACCTAAAACTTAAGCAGGAGGCAAAGTCACATGCACGCCCCCGGAGAAAACGTCCATGA
- a CDS encoding Hsp70 family protein — MSKIFGLDFGTSNSSLSLNNNHSIRLIDIDPFSPTATTLKSVLYFDEEEREFLIGQRAIDMYIENDAHGRYVQSIKSFLPSKTPVRTVIGGKTFELDQLIAIIIRQIKDSAENKIGAEVNDVVLGRPVIFSEDKEIDKEAESRLISAAKIAGFKNIHLQFEPIAAALSYESTLSQGEEKLVLVGDFGGGTSDFTIIKLYGGHKTTPRKRNNDILANGGVYIGGNDFDSQIMWEKITPYYGRGLKLHSMTSKMTGGKASDPFPQTILKQLCQWHSIPSLRTPKKLEYFKELKYLSDNNAAVDNIINLVEDNYGYMLFREIEKAKCHLSKYEQTQILFKSYDLLINERISQSNFAIMIDEKVSSIKKSVHSVLKKACLKSSNIDTVFLTGGSSYIPSIRDYFVKEFGAASLSQTNVFTSVAHGLSYHGDRFI, encoded by the coding sequence ATGAGTAAAATTTTCGGACTTGATTTTGGAACGTCTAATTCCTCATTATCATTAAACAACAATCACAGTATTAGGCTGATTGACATAGATCCTTTCAGTCCTACAGCAACAACACTTAAGTCCGTACTCTATTTCGATGAGGAGGAAAGAGAATTTTTAATAGGTCAACGAGCCATCGATATGTATATAGAAAATGATGCTCATGGCAGGTATGTACAATCTATTAAATCTTTTTTACCAAGTAAAACGCCTGTCAGAACAGTTATCGGTGGAAAAACTTTTGAGCTTGATCAGTTAATAGCTATTATTATACGGCAAATTAAAGATTCAGCGGAGAATAAAATAGGAGCAGAAGTTAATGATGTTGTTCTTGGAAGGCCAGTAATTTTTTCAGAAGATAAAGAGATTGATAAGGAAGCTGAAAGCAGGTTGATTTCAGCTGCGAAAATTGCAGGTTTCAAAAATATTCATTTACAATTTGAACCAATTGCAGCAGCTCTTTCTTATGAGTCTACCCTCTCTCAAGGTGAGGAAAAGCTGGTTTTGGTAGGTGATTTCGGTGGTGGAACCTCTGATTTTACAATAATTAAATTGTATGGGGGGCATAAAACAACTCCCCGAAAGAGAAATAATGATATCTTAGCAAATGGTGGTGTATATATTGGAGGTAACGATTTTGATTCTCAAATAATGTGGGAGAAGATAACTCCGTATTATGGCCGAGGGTTGAAATTACACAGCATGACTTCAAAGATGACAGGTGGTAAAGCCAGCGATCCTTTTCCACAAACAATTCTAAAGCAATTATGTCAATGGCATTCTATACCATCGCTGAGGACCCCTAAGAAGTTAGAGTATTTTAAAGAGTTAAAATATCTTTCAGATAATAATGCCGCTGTTGATAATATTATAAATCTTGTTGAGGATAATTATGGCTACATGCTTTTTAGGGAGATAGAAAAAGCAAAATGCCATTTGTCTAAATATGAACAAACACAGATTTTATTTAAATCCTATGATTTATTAATTAATGAACGTATTTCCCAATCTAATTTTGCAATAATGATTGATGAAAAAGTTTCAAGTATTAAAAAATCTGTCCATTCTGTACTTAAGAAGGCTTGCTTAAAATCGTCAAATATTGACACCGTTTTTTTGACAGGTGGGTCATCTTATATACCATCTATTCGTGATTATTTTGTCAAAGAATTTGGTGCTGCATCGTTAAGTCAAACGAATGTTTTTACCAGCGTAGCGCATGGTTTGAGTTACCATGGTGATCGTTTTATTTGA
- a CDS encoding helix-turn-helix transcriptional regulator yields MLTSIPALLTPPETEQLLAERFKTLRLQAGYKRTTLAARAGVSPASLKRFETTGQVSLKNLLRLAHALGRLPDFADLFTPPEAHSLAELRKLNQQKTPKRGRI; encoded by the coding sequence ATGCTCACCTCTATCCCCGCACTTCTCACACCGCCGGAAACGGAACAGCTCCTGGCGGAACGCTTCAAGACCCTGCGCCTTCAGGCAGGATATAAACGGACAACCCTGGCTGCTCGGGCCGGGGTGTCTCCGGCATCCCTGAAACGTTTTGAGACAACTGGGCAGGTGTCCCTGAAAAACCTTTTGCGTTTAGCCCACGCCCTTGGTCGGCTGCCTGATTTTGCCGATCTTTTTACTCCTCCTGAAGCCCACTCCCTGGCTGAACTGCGGAAGTTGAATCAACAAAAAACGCCGAAACGGGGCAGGATTTGA
- a CDS encoding HipA domain-containing protein has protein sequence MLTRNHDDLLRAFRLMLFNILAHNRDDHVKNFSFLLDDCTGKWSLAPAYDLTFADGPGGEHSMTVAGEGRVPVYRHVVELARQYGVAEKKLEAMFDEVAAAVDRWLEFARVAGVRGVVSAKIFRWLGAICFDRRG, from the coding sequence CTGCTCACCCGCAACCATGATGATTTGCTGCGGGCCTTCCGGCTGATGCTGTTTAACATCCTGGCTCATAACCGCGATGACCATGTGAAGAATTTCAGCTTTCTTCTTGATGATTGCACAGGGAAATGGTCTCTGGCCCCGGCCTATGATCTCACTTTTGCCGATGGTCCCGGAGGTGAGCACAGCATGACCGTGGCTGGTGAAGGCCGGGTTCCTGTGTACAGGCATGTTGTTGAGCTGGCAAGGCAGTATGGTGTTGCGGAGAAAAAGCTGGAGGCGATGTTTGACGAGGTTGCCGCTGCTGTGGACCGTTGGTTGGAGTTTGCTCGGGTGGCTGGTGTTAGAGGGGTTGTCAGTGCAAAAATTTTTCGATGGCTGGGTGCGATATGCTTTGATCGCAGAGGGTGA